AAAATTCTTAAAACCAGAACCGCAGCTCGTCCTTAGTTTTGGAGCTGACTAACAATTGCAAACATGTTGTTTGTCGTTTGTCAGAGTCCATGCAGTACAAAATTCctgttttgatttacaaattttcgACTTTACGGTTGCTCATTGTCATGGAGGACATTTGAAAATATAGTTCTATGTTCGTAAAAGCGTCACGCGTGGTGCGTAACTACCTGTTATTAGAATAGCTTAAGGGTGTAGGTGATGATAAATGTGTTTCTGCATACAACGATTGACGATCTTAGATTTTTAGAACTACAAAGTGCTTTTAAGAAACcgtattaattatttattttgttctagACAACGATTAAATCATTTACAAACATATTCACAATTCGCTAATGAATTCACCCTTTTACAGATATTGGGCGATACGAAAGAGGAAACACGAGAGTGTCAAATTAACACTATTTTGACTAATGAAAACTAGGCGTGTAGGGATGTTTCGAaaataataatgtataattaCCTAAACTGATTTACCATTATCATTAGTTGGAGCGTCGCATCCGTTACTTGTCCCTCCATTTTCTCCATTTTCCCCGCATTCCTTATCTCTACTTGGTGTCTCAGGTTCCGGAGCTGGCGCTTTCGGTGATGGCTTCGGAGCaggaggaggtggaggaggagggaTCGGTGCTTTTGGTTTGGGCGCTTTTGGGACGACAGGTGGAGGAGCCGGCCTTCGTGGAGGAGCGGATGGAGCCGCTGGACGGCGAGCGGGAGAGCGGGGAGCTGGGGGAGGAGCTCTAGGAATAGTGTTGGAGATTCGATGACGTGGAGATGGGGCTGCGACATGGGGTCTAACTGGAGCTGCAGCAGGTGTATTTCTCCCAGGGGATAGATGAATGTCTACCTCTCCTTCGGTTACCTCTCCGCCGTGTCCTCCCTCTGATGGTTCGACATCTCCTGGTGAAGAGATGTCACACTCCTCGCTGCTGTCGCTTCCACAACCTACACAATtgcaaaatttatataattatgaaatttcaggGATCCCAAAAAAGTATTTCTGAATCCCCTGAAATACCATTAAAAGTAGGTAATTATCGAATTACAATATTCAGGGCATAACGCACCGCGATagtcatcataattataatcataatcagACTTATACTTAACATCTATtgtataatgatattatttcatTCTTGTGAGGACGACAAGAGCAGTCTTGCCGAAGTGTCCAGTTTGGGTGGTCTTTTTCACTAGCAGCATATGCCcacgaaagaatacatgatgtACCGTGAAACCACTATCATTTTAATTGTCCAATTCTATCAAGTCTGTCGAGTGCCTCTTAGAAAGAATAAAaactacttacatgtatatatacctgTCTAAATTTAGTTCTTTACAGCAACAACAGCCCTTATTCTAATAGTATTAGTGAACGGGAGTAACGTTTGTCGAGCAAATCACAACAACTCTATACGACGACAAATGAAAACTTGAGACGGCAGAATATAATTGTATTATTATCTGTTTTGTCATAATGTTGTGTTAAGGAGTTATTTTCGCACGAGGGGTAATAATAGAAATTGCATCCCTCTTGTCGTACAACTTCAACTAACCTGCTCCTCCTATGCTTCCTCCATCAAATCCTCCGTCAGTTGCGTCATTAGTGCCATCTACCCCATCTACAGCATCATGAGCTCCAGCTGAGGGGACGAGGGCCGGTTGGTCTCTAGCTGGAGGAGCCCGGGCAGGAGCGCCCATGACAGGTGCTTTTGTGAAGAAAATGCATATTTGGCAACAATGAATACGAAGAATATTATCATGACTATTGGAATGCAGAGACATGAAAATGATATCAGATTTATATCAATCTGTAATGTTTGTAAAGGATTCAGTCATGTTTATGGGCAAACAGGGACGTAAATCAATGTttcggatggggggggggggagtttatTTATGTCACAAATTCTGTTCTAATACAGAAATTGACAATTTAGCATCAAACCGTACAAAGCATTTCATGGGCCCATTTCGTCTGGGGACAATAGTGACTCTAATATGCTTGTGCCTGGGCCCATACATGTCTGTCGTTGTTGGTGCTGGATACGCTAGTGATGATGCACATGACACGAGAGAATATTCACAGCTACTAAAGCCTTCTGATTACCATGATTATCATAATATCGGAAATTTGGAATGACAAACCTTTGGGTGCCCGGGCCGGGGATCGGGGCCTTGGGGCACGCGGAGGTGCTGGAGCAAGTGGTGTTCTAGGGTTTGGCATAGGTGCTCGTGGGGCTGGGAtcggtggaggaggaggagctcGAGGTGGAGTACCATGCGCAGGAGCTGTAGGGGTACAGGGAGCAGGGTCTCCTCCGCATTGCCCATTGGAGCCACACGATCCTCCATTGTCGTCTCGTTTAActgtttacaaaaaataaaatgatgacaCTGTCgatcgtttcatttgtaatatcaaGTAAGCATGACTTTCTGCACTCTAGAGAGGTAACTtgctacactctaaaaaaaatattgggtaaaaatattcCATGAGGATCATGTGTCCAaacaacattgggcatttcttttgggcattttcattatccagtgtgatgaaaattttgcccattctaaagtaattgctgcttatttttaaccttactggacaatcaagatgcttcccgcattgggtaaaatactgccccaaattagTTGgaacataattaccctcgtgctggttaaaattgtACCCAAtatgtttttacagtgtatgaagCCGGGGCGTTGTGAGAATTTCACACATTTTGTAATCAATTGTAAATCGATTTCGGTCCAAGAAGCAATCATAAGTCTTGcaagaaaattcaaataattcCGTATTAATCATTTTCTAGCTCCATAACAAAATCTATAACTGGCAATGGTCCATCGTTTTCTACTGTTAAAATTTACACTTTATTCTTCTAGCAACATCTACAATGTGCATAGAGGGGCATCGTTACCCCCTTTTCATAGGAGATGGCATTTTAAACTGGTTAAATTGGAGAATCTAATCACAGATTATGTGATAAGCAAGTAAAAGCCATTCCATCAGTTAATGTGCAACTTACAGTGGATTTTCTTTTACTAGCTAGTATTAAATACTGCAAGAAAACTAAGCACGCGGAAAAAATACTGTGAATGATATTGGTTACAATACCTTTTGTTTCAGCCGATATCATCGATGAGAGCATGATTACAGTAAGAACAGTCCACATGTTACGGATACACATCTTCTGGCAAAACTGACAATACTGGCAATGCAAGGATAACGGTAAAATCAGTACGGTGAGGAATCAGTATTGCAATGAATATGATGAAATTCATATTGCTTATAATATAAACATATAAAACAACAATTTTGACGAAAATTGTTAATTATGAaactaataatgatgatgataataacagtaGCAATAACCACGAGCATTGTAAGACGAATGATAAGTCATGGACTGCA
This genomic interval from Lytechinus pictus isolate F3 Inbred chromosome 3, Lp3.0, whole genome shotgun sequence contains the following:
- the LOC129255996 gene encoding skin secretory protein xP2-like, which translates into the protein MPKLVPVVVYSSNSPTGSSTEQSGGGGGGKGVAGGNGGGGGGGGEGDGDEDGSNGGGDGDGGNPTDGEHVEEVCEEGCDTKDADIFKRDDNGGSCGSNGQCGGDPAPCTPTAPAHGTPPRAPPPPPIPAPRAPMPNPRTPLAPAPPRAPRPRSPARAPKAPVMGAPARAPPARDQPALVPSAGAHDAVDGVDGTNDATDGGFDGGSIGGAGCGSDSSEECDISSPGDVEPSEGGHGGEVTEGEVDIHLSPGRNTPAAAPVRPHVAAPSPRHRISNTIPRAPPPAPRSPARRPAAPSAPPRRPAPPPVVPKAPKPKAPIPPPPPPPAPKPSPKAPAPEPETPSRDKECGENGENGGTSNGCDAPTNDNGFADEPCEICPRLFIAQPMQVCGTDGQTYRSSCDLRHSACVRKDHRLKQIRNGPC